The following are encoded in a window of Clarias gariepinus isolate MV-2021 ecotype Netherlands chromosome 8, CGAR_prim_01v2, whole genome shotgun sequence genomic DNA:
- the LOC128528910 gene encoding interferon alpha-inducible protein 27-like protein 2 isoform X2 codes for MNCTIGVGVGALLGAVGLVAAAPVVITAAGFTSAGIAAGSIAANLMSATAIANGGGVAAGSLVAIGQAIGAAGLGATGTAAAASVGATVGGVVGWAASYVG; via the exons caattgGAGTAGGTGTTGGAGCTCTCCTTGGAGCAG TTGGCTTGGTGGCAGCAGCACCAGTTGTGATCACCGCAGCGGGCTTCACCTCTGCTGGCATCGCTGCAGGATCCATAGCTGCAAACTTAATGTCAGCAACAGCAATTGCTAATGGTGGTGGCGTAGCAGCTGGAAGTCTTGTTGCTATTGGGCAGGCTATTG GAGCAGCCGGGCTTGGGGCCACCGGCACAGCTGCCGCGGCATCCGTAGGAGCCACCGTGGGTGGGGTGGTAGGATGGGCAGCTTCCTATGTTGGTTAA
- the LOC128528910 gene encoding interferon alpha-inducible protein 27-like protein 2 isoform X1, producing MNCTIGVGVGALLGAVGLVAAAPVVITAAGFTSAGIAAGSIAANLMSATAIANGGGVAAGSLVAIGQAIGAAGLGATGTAAAASVGATVGGVVGWAASYVG from the exons ATGAATTGCA caattgGAGTAGGTGTTGGAGCTCTCCTTGGAGCAG TTGGCTTGGTGGCAGCAGCACCAGTTGTGATCACCGCAGCGGGCTTCACCTCTGCTGGCATCGCTGCAGGATCCATAGCTGCAAACTTAATGTCAGCAACAGCAATTGCTAATGGTGGTGGCGTAGCAGCTGGAAGTCTTGTTGCTATTGGGCAGGCTATTG GAGCAGCCGGGCTTGGGGCCACCGGCACAGCTGCCGCGGCATCCGTAGGAGCCACCGTGGGTGGGGTGGTAGGATGGGCAGCTTCCTATGTTGGTTAA
- the LOC128528912 gene encoding interferon alpha-inducible protein 27-like protein 2A: protein MVLGTLLAVGAGAAGAVVGAPVLVSALGFTAGGIAAGSVASWMMSTAAVANGGGVAAGGVVAALQSVGAAGLSAVGQTALGTVGGAVALALL from the exons ATGGTGCTTG GCACATTGTTAGCAGTTGGAGCAGGAGCAG CTGGGGCTGTAGTTGGAGCCCCAGTATTGGTTTCAGCGTTGGGTTTCACTGCAGGCGGCATCGCTGCAGGATCCGTAGCTTCATGGATGATGTCCACAGCGGCGGTCGCTAACGGTGGAGGTGTAGCAGCGGGAGGTGTTGTTGCTGCCCTGCAGTCCGTCG gAGCTGCTGGATTGTCTGCTGTTGGCCAGACTGCCCTGGGTACTGTAGGAGGAGCTGTGGCATTAGCCTTGTTGTAA